One region of Duncaniella freteri genomic DNA includes:
- a CDS encoding nucleoside deaminase: protein MTQTETDQQYMRIALDEARQAYDADEVPIGAVVVSARGRVIGRGHNLTEALSDVSAHAEMQALTAAAATLGGKYLSGCTLYVTVEPCLMCAGAIGWSQLSRIVYGASDPKRGYRSFLPSCTPFHPRATVTPGVLEEECAALMQSFFKSKR from the coding sequence ATGACACAGACGGAAACTGACCAGCAGTACATGCGCATTGCGCTTGATGAAGCCAGGCAGGCTTATGATGCCGATGAGGTGCCGATCGGTGCGGTGGTGGTTTCAGCGCGAGGACGAGTGATAGGGCGAGGCCACAATCTCACGGAAGCATTGTCGGATGTCTCAGCACATGCCGAGATGCAGGCTCTCACAGCGGCGGCAGCCACCCTTGGGGGAAAATACCTTTCCGGTTGCACCCTTTATGTCACAGTGGAGCCTTGTCTGATGTGTGCAGGAGCGATAGGGTGGTCACAGTTGTCGAGGATAGTATACGGTGCGTCCGATCCCAAGCGAGGCTACCGTTCGTTTCTGCCTTCATGCACCCCTTTTCATCCGCGTGCCACTGTCACGCCAGGAGTCCTTGAGGAAGAATGTGCGGCACTAATGCAATCTTTTTTCAAGTCGAAACGTTAA
- a CDS encoding outer membrane beta-barrel protein, translating into MRRQLISLLIIISAIFTAMAEQPIFADHNRTEKFLDIDIHALAGGGIITENYMSCYPEISDINTRMGPACGIGAGARFNLREFLGLGTELNFTRNSGETDMAVSGSNSHNVSKVFQTNTYYKLDFPVYVSFIFNISGSVKWNVDTGMYYSYGTGGTQKNSIHDTKANNIGQLVMSVSDLESGFYNDHSGFINSYHRSDMGFHLATGITLGRHMRIGARTQIGLSNIANSTGIVKPTCRTLNFLGTIGWQF; encoded by the coding sequence ATGCGCAGACAGCTAATTTCACTCCTTATCATAATATCGGCAATATTCACTGCAATGGCGGAACAACCGATCTTTGCAGACCACAACCGTACAGAAAAATTCCTCGACATAGATATACATGCACTTGCGGGAGGTGGCATCATAACGGAAAACTACATGTCATGCTACCCCGAGATATCCGATATCAATACCAGAATGGGACCGGCATGCGGCATAGGTGCAGGAGCAAGATTCAATCTGAGAGAATTCCTCGGACTTGGCACAGAACTTAACTTCACACGCAACTCCGGAGAGACGGATATGGCCGTGTCAGGAAGCAACAGCCACAACGTGTCGAAAGTATTCCAGACCAACACTTACTATAAACTTGACTTCCCTGTGTATGTATCCTTCATATTCAATATCTCAGGAAGCGTAAAATGGAATGTGGATACAGGGATGTACTACTCCTATGGGACAGGTGGCACCCAAAAGAACAGCATTCATGACACCAAGGCAAATAATATAGGACAGCTCGTAATGTCAGTATCCGATCTCGAATCCGGTTTCTACAATGATCACAGCGGATTCATCAACTCATACCACCGCAGCGACATGGGGTTTCATCTGGCTACCGGCATCACGTTAGGCAGACATATGCGCATCGGAGCCAGAACCCAGATAGGTTTATCCAATATAGCGAACTCCACAGGCATTGTAAAACCTACATGCCGCACGCTTAATTTTCTCGGGACAATAGGCTGGCAATTCTGA
- the aroB gene encoding 3-dehydroquinate synthase has product MQTILYTNDISSALRSLIGEMAPSSVHIVTDANVRDKVLPALSLSYPVIVTEPGDVAKNLSTLSRIWSGLIAGGATRKSVVINIGGGVVTDMGGFAAATFKRGVRFINVPTTLLSAVDAAVGGKTGINFEGLKNEIGAFAPADAVVISTSTFSSLPKEEMLSGYAEMLKHGLLSSEEDYHELLDFDIADADMDRLLPLLEKSVRVKERIVNEDPREKGIRRALNLGHTIGHAFESLAMERGCPVPHGYAVAWGMMTEMVISHISEQFPSAELYRYASYLKEHGYGSPDISCEDYPRLLELMSHDKKNETAEHINFTLLSSPGEPLIDRCATESQIKEALDIFRDLIC; this is encoded by the coding sequence ATGCAAACGATTCTCTACACCAACGATATATCCTCTGCACTAAGGTCGCTTATAGGGGAAATGGCCCCTTCTTCGGTGCATATTGTGACTGACGCCAATGTCCGAGACAAAGTGCTTCCCGCTCTTTCTCTGTCCTATCCGGTGATTGTCACTGAGCCTGGTGATGTGGCTAAGAACCTTTCCACGTTGTCCCGGATATGGAGCGGGCTTATTGCCGGAGGTGCCACCCGAAAGTCGGTGGTTATAAATATCGGTGGCGGAGTGGTCACTGATATGGGAGGATTTGCTGCCGCGACATTCAAGCGGGGGGTGAGGTTTATCAATGTGCCTACCACGCTTCTATCGGCGGTTGATGCTGCCGTAGGAGGCAAGACCGGAATAAATTTTGAGGGATTGAAAAATGAGATCGGAGCATTCGCTCCCGCAGATGCCGTGGTGATCTCTACATCCACATTCTCAAGCTTGCCTAAGGAAGAGATGCTGTCAGGATATGCCGAAATGCTCAAGCATGGGTTGCTGTCATCGGAGGAGGATTATCATGAACTCCTTGATTTTGATATAGCTGATGCTGACATGGACCGCTTGTTGCCGTTGCTCGAAAAGAGTGTAAGGGTGAAGGAGCGTATTGTGAATGAGGACCCTCGCGAGAAGGGCATACGCCGCGCATTGAATCTAGGCCACACTATAGGACATGCTTTCGAGTCGCTGGCAATGGAAAGAGGCTGTCCTGTGCCTCATGGCTATGCTGTAGCCTGGGGAATGATGACAGAAATGGTGATATCCCATATCTCAGAGCAATTTCCGTCGGCTGAGCTGTATCGTTATGCGTCATATCTGAAAGAGCATGGCTACGGTTCGCCCGACATATCATGTGAGGACTATCCGCGCCTGCTTGAGCTCATGAGCCATGACAAGAAGAACGAAACAGCTGAGCATATCAATTTCACCCTTCTCTCATCTCCGGGTGAACCATTGATTGACCGTTGTGCCACGGAATCGCAGATCAAAGAGGCTCTTGATATATTCCGCGATCTCATCTGTTAA
- a CDS encoding HAD family hydrolase gives MATVLPFHSEIVRFLERHHYQRVTPRAALIDMDGTLYDSMKNHTASWYRLISEAGIPCTRDEFYLYEGRTGASTINALVNRAWGRDATDEEKTEMYHKKTVYFNELPPVEPMPGAFEMLNLLKEMGLRRVLVTGSGQNSLLSRIDTDFPGIFDPGMRVTARDVKHGKPHPEPFIRAMQLARVSPSQSIVVENAPLGVEAGNKAGAFTVGVVTGPIPVEEMERAGAAVVFPSMEAFAEALPTLIFSLLSTSIDPL, from the coding sequence ATGGCAACTGTGCTTCCATTTCATTCCGAGATAGTGAGATTTCTTGAGCGTCATCACTATCAGCGCGTGACACCGCGCGCAGCCCTCATCGACATGGACGGTACGCTGTATGACTCGATGAAGAATCATACGGCTTCATGGTATCGTCTCATAAGCGAGGCAGGGATACCATGCACCCGCGATGAGTTCTATCTCTATGAGGGGCGTACCGGTGCCTCTACAATAAACGCTCTTGTCAATCGAGCCTGGGGACGTGATGCCACCGACGAAGAGAAGACTGAGATGTACCATAAAAAGACAGTATATTTCAACGAACTGCCTCCGGTTGAGCCAATGCCCGGGGCTTTCGAGATGTTGAATCTGTTAAAGGAAATGGGGTTGCGCAGGGTGCTGGTGACAGGGTCGGGGCAGAACAGTCTGCTGTCGCGCATAGACACAGACTTTCCCGGTATTTTTGACCCGGGAATGAGAGTGACAGCTCGCGACGTAAAGCATGGCAAGCCGCATCCCGAGCCTTTCATACGAGCCATGCAGCTTGCCAGGGTGAGCCCTTCGCAATCGATAGTGGTCGAGAACGCGCCGTTAGGAGTTGAAGCCGGCAATAAGGCTGGAGCTTTCACGGTAGGAGTGGTTACAGGGCCAATTCCTGTCGAGGAGATGGAGCGCGCCGGAGCCGCTGTAGTGTTCCCGTCGATGGAGGCTTTTGCTGAAGCATTGCCTACACTTATATTTTCTCTCCTTTCTACATCCATTGATCCTCTCTAA
- a CDS encoding DUF5715 family protein — protein sequence MTEKDTKRHTGKRERRRHISLLKVLRLILPTLLFFAMCVVMCVPLPSQGPVGESVGIETGMDVKDDAKDAPVVEIFSGTDVYDLERMDTVSFHMRHLDKMPEPTQRIKVNYFGNLRPFFNDSNYIHWEEAARYGIRPLTDTRSHWQIARPIVKVTTCADYFLDTLIYSRPYLVPQAAGTLREIGKRFRDTIAARGGGDYRIKVTSLLRTPHTVKRLRRRNRNAVDSSVHQLGTTFDISYASFVASSPSPARSVDDLKGILSEVLKAMREENKIWVKYEVGQPCFHITARKPDTE from the coding sequence ATGACTGAAAAAGATACTAAGAGACATACAGGTAAAAGAGAAAGGCGGCGTCACATCAGTCTGTTGAAAGTGCTTAGGCTGATATTGCCTACGCTGCTTTTCTTTGCTATGTGTGTGGTGATGTGTGTGCCTTTGCCCTCTCAAGGTCCGGTAGGGGAGAGTGTTGGGATAGAGACCGGGATGGATGTTAAGGATGATGCAAAGGACGCACCTGTGGTAGAGATATTCTCAGGGACGGATGTCTATGATCTTGAACGCATGGATACTGTGAGTTTCCATATGCGCCATCTCGACAAGATGCCCGAACCCACTCAGCGTATAAAGGTAAATTATTTCGGCAACTTGCGCCCTTTCTTCAATGATTCCAACTACATTCATTGGGAGGAGGCTGCCCGCTACGGTATACGCCCGCTCACCGATACCCGTTCCCATTGGCAGATTGCCCGGCCGATAGTCAAGGTCACTACGTGTGCCGACTATTTTCTTGACACACTCATATATTCCCGCCCCTATCTTGTCCCGCAGGCAGCCGGAACATTGAGGGAGATCGGAAAAAGGTTCCGTGACACCATAGCGGCGCGCGGTGGCGGTGACTACCGCATAAAGGTGACGAGCCTGCTTCGCACACCTCACACGGTCAAGCGTCTGCGCCGCCGCAACCGTAATGCTGTCGATTCGTCGGTGCATCAGCTTGGCACTACGTTTGATATCTCCTACGCCTCGTTCGTGGCGTCATCCCCATCTCCAGCACGTAGCGTGGACGACCTCAAAGGCATACTCTCCGAAGTGCTGAAAGCTATGCGTGAGGAGAATAAGATATGGGTCAAGTACGAGGTGGGACAGCCATGTTTCCATATCACAGCAAGAAAACCTGACACAGAATGA
- the queC gene encoding 7-cyano-7-deazaguanine synthase QueC, producing the protein MQGKEYLLVLSGGMDSVTMLYDYRERIAAAVTFQYGSNHNRREAHYARLNCERLGIEWIEIDLTFMASHFSSSLLEGADAIPEGSYDDENMKSTVVPFRNGIMLAVAAGLAESRGLAGVMIANHSGDHAIYPDCRPEFIRSMGAAIADGTYEHLELFAPYTSLSKGEIARRGKELGVDYSLTYSCYKGGEKHCGKCGTCVERAEALRYAGIVLNDD; encoded by the coding sequence ATGCAAGGTAAAGAATATCTGTTGGTACTTTCAGGAGGGATGGATTCAGTGACTATGCTCTATGATTATAGGGAAAGGATAGCCGCAGCCGTGACATTCCAGTATGGGTCAAACCATAACAGGCGGGAGGCCCACTATGCGCGCCTTAATTGCGAGAGGCTTGGCATAGAATGGATCGAGATAGATCTGACCTTCATGGCGAGCCATTTCAGCAGCTCTCTTCTCGAAGGGGCGGATGCTATACCGGAAGGAAGTTATGACGATGAGAACATGAAGTCGACGGTTGTGCCGTTCCGTAACGGTATCATGCTTGCTGTGGCTGCCGGGCTTGCCGAGAGCCGTGGTCTTGCAGGAGTGATGATTGCCAACCATTCCGGTGACCATGCCATATACCCTGACTGCCGTCCGGAATTCATCCGTTCTATGGGTGCCGCCATAGCCGACGGCACCTATGAACACCTGGAGCTTTTCGCACCCTACACTTCGTTATCCAAGGGTGAGATTGCCAGGCGCGGCAAGGAGCTTGGAGTTGACTATTCGCTTACATACTCCTGCTACAAAGGTGGCGAGAAACACTGCGGTAAATGCGGCACATGTGTAGAGCGTGCCGAAGCCCTCAGATATGCGGGCATTGTACTCAATGATGATTAA
- the queF gene encoding preQ(1) synthase, which produces MRTSNELDGVTLLGDTHVKYPDQYTPEVLEAFVNKHPGNEYLVTFTCPEFTSLCPKTGQPDFAKILISYIPRERMVESKSLKLYLFSFRNHGDFHEDCVNIIMKDLIRLMDPKYIEVKGIFTPRGGIAIHPFANWGDDEHQGLVKSRLLASFPNE; this is translated from the coding sequence ATGCGTACATCCAATGAGTTGGACGGTGTCACACTCCTTGGTGACACACACGTAAAATACCCTGACCAATACACCCCCGAGGTGCTTGAGGCTTTTGTCAACAAGCACCCGGGCAACGAGTATCTTGTCACGTTCACATGTCCGGAATTCACATCACTCTGCCCGAAGACCGGTCAGCCTGATTTTGCCAAGATACTCATCTCCTATATTCCGAGAGAGAGGATGGTGGAGAGCAAGAGCCTTAAGCTCTATCTTTTCAGTTTCAGGAATCACGGAGATTTCCATGAGGATTGTGTCAATATAATAATGAAGGACCTGATACGCCTTATGGATCCGAAATATATCGAGGTCAAAGGCATTTTCACCCCTCGCGGTGGCATTGCCATACATCCGTTCGCCAATTGGGGCGATGACGAGCATCAGGGACTTGTGAAGTCAAGGCTGCTTGCCTCCTTCCCCAATGAGTAA
- the tyrS gene encoding tyrosine--tRNA ligase, translated as MDFIEELTWRGMIHQMMPGTDEQLKKEMTVAYLGIDPTADSLHIGHLVGVMMLKHFQRAGHKPIALVGGATGMIGDPSMKSQERKLLSEETLRHNQEAIKNQLSKFLDFDSAAPNAAEMVNNYDWMKNFSFLDFIRDVGKHITVNYMMAKDSVKKRLSGESQQGMSFTEFSYQLCQGYDFLHLYKEKGCRLQLGGSDQWGNITTGTELIRRTVGGEAYALTCPLITKADGGKFGKTESGNVWLDPRYTSPYKFYQFWLNVSDADAEKYIKIFTELTREEVQALVEEQAKDPGLRPLQKRLAKEITTMVHSAEDYEMAVEASQILFSNKAGEILHRIDEATLLAVMEGVPQFEISRSLIAEGVKLADLLTDHAAVFPSKGEMRKMVQGGGVSINKEKISDAYAPVSADMLLNDKYILVQRGKKNYFLLKVID; from the coding sequence ATGGATTTTATAGAAGAACTCACCTGGCGTGGAATGATCCACCAGATGATGCCCGGAACCGATGAACAGCTCAAGAAAGAGATGACTGTGGCATACCTCGGCATCGACCCTACAGCTGACTCTCTACACATAGGACACCTTGTCGGTGTCATGATGCTTAAGCATTTCCAGCGTGCCGGCCACAAGCCTATAGCTCTTGTAGGCGGTGCCACCGGTATGATCGGTGACCCTTCAATGAAGAGTCAGGAGCGTAAGCTTCTCAGCGAGGAGACCCTTCGTCACAATCAGGAGGCAATCAAAAATCAGCTTAGCAAGTTCCTTGACTTCGACTCAGCCGCACCAAATGCCGCCGAGATGGTCAACAATTATGACTGGATGAAGAATTTCTCGTTTCTTGACTTCATCCGCGATGTAGGCAAGCACATCACTGTCAACTACATGATGGCGAAAGATTCGGTAAAGAAGCGTCTCAGCGGTGAATCGCAGCAGGGAATGTCGTTCACCGAGTTCTCCTATCAGCTCTGCCAGGGCTACGACTTTCTGCATCTTTATAAGGAGAAAGGCTGTCGTCTGCAACTCGGAGGTTCCGACCAGTGGGGAAACATCACTACAGGTACCGAGCTGATACGCCGTACTGTGGGAGGAGAGGCTTATGCTCTTACCTGCCCGCTCATCACAAAAGCTGACGGAGGTAAGTTCGGCAAGACCGAGAGCGGAAATGTATGGCTTGACCCGCGCTACACTTCTCCTTACAAGTTCTATCAGTTCTGGCTCAATGTATCGGATGCCGATGCAGAGAAGTATATCAAGATATTCACTGAGCTCACCCGCGAAGAGGTGCAGGCTCTTGTCGAGGAGCAGGCAAAGGATCCCGGGCTGCGCCCTCTTCAGAAGCGTCTCGCCAAGGAGATCACCACTATGGTGCACTCTGCCGAGGATTATGAGATGGCGGTGGAGGCCTCGCAGATACTTTTCAGCAATAAGGCGGGTGAGATACTCCACAGGATCGACGAGGCTACTCTGCTTGCTGTAATGGAGGGTGTGCCTCAGTTTGAGATATCACGTTCCCTGATTGCCGAAGGTGTCAAGCTTGCCGACCTGCTCACTGACCATGCCGCAGTGTTCCCTTCAAAGGGAGAGATGCGCAAGATGGTGCAGGGTGGCGGAGTGTCCATCAACAAAGAGAAGATCTCTGACGCTTACGCACCTGTGAGTGCCGACATGCTGCTCAATGACAAGTATATCCTTGTGCAGCGCGGCAAGAAGAACTATTTCCTGCTTAAAGTAATTGATTGA
- a CDS encoding pyridoxal phosphate-dependent aminotransferase — protein sequence MCTHVSERVNALAPSATLAMSQKSNELKAQGVDVINLSVGEPDFETPRHIKEAAKKAIDDNFTFYTPVPGYMSLRKAISDKLRNENGVDYAPEQITVSNGAKQALCNVILATINKGDEVIIPMPAWVSYVEMVKLAEGKPVEVKADISQDFKITPAQLESAITPATRMILLCSPSNPTGSVYSREELQGLVSVLAKHPQILVLADEIYEHINFTGSFTSMASFPEIADRTIIINGVSKAYAMTGWRIGYSAAPLWLAKAVNKLQGQYTSNASSVAQKAAEAAYTGSQECVAEMNKAFERRRNLVVELASQIPGLKVNRPTGAFYLFPEVSAYIGKTTPDGKKIGSSADIAMYLLESGHVATVDGGAFGMEGYIRLSYATSDDNIREALRRMAEAFAALK from the coding sequence ATGTGTACTCACGTATCAGAGCGTGTAAACGCGCTTGCGCCTTCAGCCACTTTGGCGATGTCGCAGAAGAGCAATGAGCTTAAGGCTCAGGGCGTTGATGTGATCAATCTTTCAGTGGGAGAGCCTGACTTCGAGACACCTCGCCACATCAAGGAGGCTGCCAAGAAAGCGATCGACGACAATTTCACTTTCTATACTCCGGTCCCCGGCTATATGTCACTTCGCAAGGCTATAAGCGACAAGCTCAGAAATGAGAATGGCGTTGACTATGCCCCGGAGCAGATCACTGTGTCAAACGGTGCCAAGCAGGCTCTGTGCAATGTGATTCTTGCAACCATCAACAAGGGTGATGAAGTGATTATCCCTATGCCTGCGTGGGTAAGCTACGTGGAGATGGTCAAGCTCGCCGAGGGCAAGCCTGTAGAAGTCAAAGCCGACATCTCGCAGGACTTCAAGATCACCCCTGCACAGCTTGAGTCAGCCATCACCCCTGCAACACGTATGATACTTCTCTGCTCACCGTCCAATCCCACAGGCAGCGTGTACTCACGTGAAGAGCTCCAGGGGCTGGTAAGTGTGCTTGCAAAGCATCCTCAGATACTTGTTCTTGCCGATGAGATATATGAGCACATCAATTTCACAGGCTCTTTCACCTCAATGGCGTCGTTCCCCGAGATAGCTGACCGCACTATCATCATAAACGGTGTATCCAAGGCATACGCGATGACAGGATGGCGTATCGGTTATAGCGCGGCTCCTCTGTGGCTCGCCAAGGCTGTAAACAAGCTTCAGGGACAGTACACCTCCAATGCATCGTCAGTTGCGCAGAAGGCGGCAGAGGCTGCTTATACCGGTTCGCAGGAATGTGTGGCAGAGATGAACAAGGCTTTCGAGCGTCGACGCAACCTCGTAGTGGAGCTTGCCTCACAGATACCCGGGCTCAAGGTGAACCGTCCCACCGGAGCATTCTATCTCTTCCCGGAAGTGAGTGCATATATTGGCAAGACAACCCCCGACGGCAAGAAGATAGGATCGTCAGCCGATATCGCTATGTATCTCCTTGAGAGCGGACATGTGGCTACTGTTGATGGCGGTGCTTTCGGTATGGAAGGCTACATACGCCTTAGCTATGCCACAAGCGATGACAATATCCGCGAGGCTCTCCGCCGGATGGCAGAAGCTTTTGCAGCGTTGAAGTAA
- a CDS encoding DUF695 domain-containing protein, giving the protein MEKDSWWTAPAESEDGHLIMVTGNKDVAKFRSNPRFCIRIEVSWNYTGDASGMPDTATSELMEQVQEALQTEFRKDPVAILTGIFTGDGKREWVFYSVSTHIFGKKLNQALEPFPLLPITVYCENDPGWEGYDEMTQAEIRFD; this is encoded by the coding sequence ATGGAAAAAGATTCTTGGTGGACAGCCCCGGCAGAGAGCGAGGACGGACATCTCATAATGGTGACAGGCAACAAGGATGTGGCAAAATTTCGCAGCAACCCGCGTTTTTGTATCCGTATTGAGGTTTCATGGAATTACACGGGAGATGCATCAGGAATGCCCGACACAGCGACATCGGAACTTATGGAGCAGGTGCAGGAAGCCTTGCAGACCGAGTTCAGGAAGGACCCTGTGGCGATCCTTACCGGCATATTCACCGGCGACGGCAAGCGTGAGTGGGTGTTCTATTCGGTGTCGACCCACATCTTCGGCAAGAAGCTCAATCAGGCTCTTGAGCCGTTCCCTCTTCTGCCTATCACCGTGTATTGTGAGAACGATCCAGGATGGGAAGGATACGACGAAATGACGCAAGCCGAGATCCGGTTTGACTGA
- the lgt gene encoding prolipoprotein diacylglyceryl transferase: MLDFITWTADPVWFHIGPLAIRWYSLAFMVGFLVGYEIEARIYRHEGAPERWLGILLMWTVAGTIIGARLGHVFFYEWDMYKHNPISILYVWHGGLASHGGTIGIIIGVILYSLITTKRNPLWTFDRLVIPVALVGGLIRLGNLMNSEIFGHATTLPWGFMFLRSREWNELYYGQACHPTQIYEALCYFSLFAVLMWMYWKKNAEERTGLIFGVFLTGIFLPRFLIEFIKNDQVDFEATMALNMGQWLSIPFVLIGIGLVIYAMRRPRIRIDFPDRFADEDEKPRKKNK, from the coding sequence ATGCTTGATTTCATCACATGGACGGCTGACCCTGTGTGGTTTCATATAGGTCCGCTCGCCATACGCTGGTACAGCCTCGCCTTTATGGTGGGATTTCTTGTAGGATATGAGATTGAAGCCCGTATATACCGTCATGAGGGCGCACCAGAGCGATGGCTCGGCATACTACTTATGTGGACTGTGGCAGGCACCATAATCGGGGCACGTCTGGGTCACGTGTTTTTCTATGAATGGGACATGTACAAGCATAATCCCATAAGTATCCTTTACGTCTGGCACGGAGGTCTGGCAAGCCACGGAGGCACCATAGGTATAATAATAGGCGTGATCCTTTACTCGCTCATCACCACCAAGCGCAATCCGTTATGGACGTTCGACAGGCTTGTGATCCCGGTGGCACTTGTAGGAGGCCTTATCCGACTCGGCAACCTCATGAACTCGGAGATATTCGGTCATGCCACAACTTTGCCATGGGGATTCATGTTTCTGCGCTCCCGGGAATGGAACGAACTCTATTACGGTCAGGCGTGCCATCCGACCCAGATCTATGAAGCTCTCTGTTACTTCTCTCTCTTCGCCGTGCTCATGTGGATGTACTGGAAGAAGAATGCAGAGGAGCGTACAGGACTGATATTCGGAGTATTCCTGACAGGCATATTCCTTCCTCGTTTCCTTATAGAGTTCATAAAGAATGACCAGGTTGATTTCGAGGCGACAATGGCTCTGAATATGGGACAATGGCTAAGCATACCATTTGTGCTCATAGGCATCGGACTGGTGATATACGCCATGCGCCGTCCCAGAATCAGAATTGATTTCCCTGACCGCTTTGCCGACGAGGATGAGAAACCTCGTAAAAAGAATAAATAA
- the pheS gene encoding phenylalanine--tRNA ligase subunit alpha, producing the protein MIDKINQLKAEIEAVTAANIDEVEALRIKYLSKKGAITSLMQDFRTVPAEQKRELGQKLNELKTIATERLAALREALENSDTVDSDLDLTRTAAPLPLGSRHPLSLVKDEIIAIFSRLGFTIAEGPEIEDDWHVFSSLNFAEDHPARDMQDTFFIEHHPDIVLRSHTSSVQSRVMESNQPPIRIICPGRVYRNEAISARAHCFFHQVEALYVDENVSFADLRQTLLYFAREMFGPETKIRLRPSYFPFTEPSAEMDISCNLCGGKGCSFCKHTGWVEILGCGMVDPNVLEACGIDSKKYTGFALGMGVERITNLKYQISDLRMFSENDRRFLEQFQPAH; encoded by the coding sequence ATGATTGACAAGATAAATCAGCTCAAAGCTGAAATAGAGGCAGTCACAGCCGCAAATATTGATGAGGTAGAAGCCCTCCGCATAAAATACCTGAGCAAAAAAGGTGCGATAACATCTCTCATGCAGGATTTCCGCACCGTGCCGGCAGAACAGAAACGTGAGCTCGGGCAAAAGCTCAACGAACTCAAGACTATTGCAACCGAACGTCTTGCCGCCCTGCGCGAGGCACTTGAGAACAGCGACACCGTCGACTCGGATCTCGACCTCACTCGCACAGCAGCCCCGCTCCCACTCGGTTCACGCCATCCACTGTCGCTTGTCAAGGACGAAATCATAGCCATATTCTCACGCCTGGGGTTCACTATCGCCGAAGGTCCGGAGATCGAGGATGACTGGCATGTGTTCTCCTCGCTCAACTTTGCAGAGGATCATCCCGCACGCGACATGCAGGACACATTCTTCATCGAACACCACCCCGACATCGTGCTCCGGTCACACACATCATCAGTGCAGTCACGAGTAATGGAGAGCAACCAGCCTCCGATACGCATCATATGCCCCGGACGAGTGTACCGCAACGAAGCTATCTCGGCACGCGCACACTGCTTCTTCCATCAGGTGGAAGCTCTGTATGTCGACGAGAACGTGTCGTTTGCCGACCTTCGACAGACACTCCTCTACTTCGCTCGTGAAATGTTCGGACCTGAAACCAAGATACGCCTGCGCCCGAGCTACTTCCCGTTCACCGAACCGTCAGCAGAGATGGATATCTCCTGCAACCTCTGCGGAGGCAAAGGATGCTCATTCTGCAAGCACACCGGATGGGTGGAGATACTCGGATGCGGAATGGTAGACCCCAATGTGCTTGAGGCATGCGGCATAGACTCCAAGAAATACACCGGATTCGCACTTGGCATGGGTGTGGAGCGCATCACCAACCTGAAATACCAGATCAGCGACCTGAGGATGTTCTCGGAGAACGACCGTCGATTCCTTGAGCAGTTCCAGCCTGCACACTGA
- the nth gene encoding endonuclease III, translated as MTIKERYRRVLDLFEAAMPVAETELHYDNPYQLLVAVILSAQCTDKRVNMITPALFEAYPTAESMATATAEEIYTYIKSVSYPNNKAKSLAGMARMLVEKYHGEVPSDIDSLMALPGVGRKTANVILAVVFNRAAMAVDTHVFRVSERIGLTTGSKTPLSTEKALVKYIPEEIIPKAHHWLILHGRYVCKARRPECLDCVLTEVCRYYQKNTGKNN; from the coding sequence ATGACAATAAAGGAAAGATACCGAAGGGTGCTTGATCTGTTTGAAGCCGCCATGCCGGTGGCTGAGACGGAGCTTCATTACGACAATCCTTACCAGCTGCTTGTAGCCGTGATACTCTCGGCGCAATGCACCGACAAGCGTGTCAACATGATCACCCCTGCCCTTTTCGAAGCCTACCCTACCGCCGAATCCATGGCGACAGCGACCGCGGAAGAAATCTATACTTACATCAAGAGCGTATCCTATCCCAACAACAAGGCAAAGTCACTTGCCGGAATGGCACGTATGCTTGTCGAGAAGTATCATGGCGAGGTGCCATCGGATATCGACAGCCTCATGGCTCTTCCCGGGGTGGGACGCAAGACTGCCAACGTCATTCTCGCCGTTGTGTTCAACAGGGCTGCCATGGCGGTTGACACCCATGTGTTTCGCGTGAGCGAACGCATAGGTCTCACCACCGGGAGCAAGACACCCCTCTCCACCGAAAAGGCACTCGTAAAATATATTCCTGAAGAAATAATCCCCAAGGCTCACCATTGGCTTATATTGCACGGCAGATATGTGTGCAAGGCACGCCGTCCTGAATGTCTTGACTGCGTGCTCACAGAGGTGTGCCGATATTATCAGAAAAATACCGGTAAAAATAATTAA